The window GTTGCTCGCCCACCTGCGGGGCGCCTATGGTGCATCAGTCCCACCCTTCCCATCAATTAGCTTAACATTGTGAATCGCCCGTATGGGTGAAAACTAACTATCAATGCTATTCACATACGGCACACAAATTTATTGTTGTCAAACAAAGATTATCGGCTACATGGAAATCGATTAATTGCAAAACTTAATCGGTGATGACTTCAATAAACTTGGAAATAATATAAGCCGAATTCTTTATAGAAGGTGGGTGCGGGAGATAAAAACactgttttaatttggctcgacGGACACATGTATAATTGACATTTGCATTTCTAGCATGTTTTGTGGTTTATTGATCAAGAAAAACGAATTGGGTATAAAGCGTCTCTTCATAAATGTATATTTGTAGGTTTTGAGTTGTCACGTTTCTTGGATTTTCTTGAGAATTTTCGGTATTTGCAGTGTTCAAGAATGTTAAAAGATAATGCAGATATGGATGTGTTATTGGTGAACAACATTCAATCATAAAAAAACAGGAAatctttgtactttgtattatttGCTAACTAAAAACCGTTAAGATTCTTGGATTTCGCCTCCATAAAAACCCTATCCATCATTGCATCTTTCTGTTGTGCCCCTAACACACTCACGcttatacattaaaaaaaaatacacacacaaacacacacagtTGAACTAAAACATGGGTTCTTCAAGATGGTGGAGAAaaatggctactggtctctctgCATTGCTACTTTGTCTTCGATTTTGCTTTGGTCGTGGAGGTAACTCCTTTTTACGTGGTGAAATAcaaaatttaaagacttttagctcGCCCCCTtctaaatttttattttaataaaggtATTATTCATAAGATCAATATATATGAAATCATACAACAACTTTGATAAATTATAATCAATTTTCTAAAATTCAATTCCACTTCTTATGTTTCTTAGCTAGCTCGGTCCCTGTATCAGCTTCACCACTTCTTATGCACCTACCGATCTTCCTCGATCGATCATATTATTTCACATATTTGGAAATGTGCATTGAATCTAGCAAAACTAGTTTAAAGAAGAGTAGATGCACCTCTTTCATTCTTTTCTTTATTATCAAAGATACTTAGGAAACGTTAGTTTAAACATGAAAGAAGTGAATTTAAAGAAAAAGGTCTACAGGTTGTTTTCTAATTtcttttatagaaaataaataaagagaaataTCTGTATTGAAACTATTGATGATTTACTAATGTAATTAATTATTTTCTCACATAAAGACACAGGCTTCCCTTTTATACACCAATCAACAGCAGCTCCGATGGTGTCATACTACGATTACATTATCGTTGGCGGAGGCACCGCCGGCTGCCCGTTAGCTGCTACTCTCTCTCAAACCTACTCCGTACTCGTCCTCGAACGCGGTGGCTCCCCATTCCGGAACCCCAACATCACCCACTTATCAAGATTTGGAGCAGCGCTCTCCGACCTCTCCCCCAAATCACCTTCTCAACGCTTTGTCTCAGAGGACGGCGTCATCAACGCCAGGGCCCGGGTGCTCGGCGGCGGAACATCCCTCAACGCCGGATTCTACACACGTGCCGGCTCACCATACATCGCCAAGGCCGGTTGGGATGCCAAATTGGTGAACGAGTCGTACCGATGGGTTGAAAAAGTGGTGGCGTTTCAGCCGCCGTTGAGACAGTGGCAGTCGGCGGTGAGAAATAGCTTGCTGGAGATCGGAATACGGCCTTACAATGGCTACACGCTTGACCATTTGTACGGAACAAAGGTTGGTGGCACCATTTTCGATGGATATGGGCGGCGGCATACGTCTGCTCACTTGCTTCGTTACGCGAACCCTTCAGGGATCACTGTTTTCCTCCATGCACCTGTTCAGAAAATACTATTTACAACAGAAGGTGAGCGTTTTTTTATTGTAAATCATGCCTTAAAAACAGTACATTCATGACTCTTTTCGTAATTTTATACATGCAGGAAAACCAAGGCCAACAGCAGATGGGGTGATCTTCACAGACGCAAGTGGGCTTAACCACTGGGCTTATTTGAGAAGAGGTCCTAATAGTGAAGTGATAGTTTGTTCTGGGGCACTAGGAAGCCCACAACTTCTAATGTTGAGTGGGTTGGGTCCAAAGAGACACCTTCAGGCCCATAACATATCTGTGGTATTGGATCAGCCTTTGGTGGGCCAAGGGATGTCCGATAACCCGATGAATGCGGTTTTTGTCCCCTCTCCTAGACCCGTTGAGGTGTCTCTCATTCAAGTCGTTGGTATCACTCACAATGGAAGTTATATCGAGGGTGCTAGTGGTGAAAACTTTGGTACTGATCAAACTCAAAGCACTCGAGATTTTGGGATGTTTTCTCCAAAGGTATAtaattgtaaaatattttattattattattttttacttaATGAGCTAAATGAGATAAGCACTTAATGTCGATaactataaatgttttttttgtacTTAATATTGACAAGATGACTTAATGTGCTAAGCAAAAAAATCGAGCATAATTTATCAAGTCACTAACTTTTTGCCCATTTTGTCTCCCCATGCCACACACAACTTTTCTCGCCTAAAAAATGATgaatattattaaaattaataatattgaaaaaatatttttgtcatTTAATCACATTCAGATTATTTATTTAGGGAATGCTTTTTAAAATGACTTATTCACATGTTGGCTTTTAAAAAGTAACAAGTTAAAAAAGTGTTGTGGTAAACAATaattttttggtaaaaaaatgattttttttttaaaaaaaagctaGGAATTCTTTTGCTTTTCCAGAAAGTCAATAAGGAGTTTAAGAAGCAATCCCAAACACTGCCTTAGTCAAAATATACAAACATCCTAACCCAgtcaattgaattttttttttttttttttttgtttgtatttCCAGATTGGACAATTCTCAACTTTGCCTCCAAAACAAAGAACACAAAAGGCATTAGATAGGGCAATACAGGCAATGAGGTTCCTCCCACGAAGTGCATTCGTGGGTGGGTTTATCTTGGAGAAGATTATGGGCCCACTCTCAAGAGGCCATCTTCAGCTTCGAACTAAAAACCCAAATGATAATCCTGCAGTCACATTCAATTACTTTAAAGATCGTGGAGACTTAGAAAGATGTGTTCAAGGGATCAAAATGATTGAGAAGGTGATTGAATCGAGATCATTTTCAAGATTTCGCTATAATTATCTCCCAATCTCAAGCCTTCTAAACATGACAGCTAATGCACCTGTTAACATGTTGCCTAAACATGCAAATGCATCGAGGTCTTTAGAACAGTTTTGTAGAGATACAGTGATGACTATATGGCATTACCATGGAGGATGTCATGTTGGGAAAGTGGTAGATCGTGATTATAAGGTTATTGGTGTTGATGCTCTTAGGGTTATCGATGGATCAACTTTTGATTATTCTCCAGGAACTAATCCTCAAGCTACAGTAATGATGCTCGGAAGATACATGGGTGTTAAAATGTTGCGCGAGAGGTATGCAAAAAATGAAACTTATTCATGATTGTGTACGTATTATTCTTTGATGGACAAACAAAAACAACATTTGTTCTTCAAACACTTGATTTCTTTGAGCAATTAGTTTAGGGTTTTGTAAATACTTAcaattatatattataaaattctTCTGTATATTAGTTTAGATACATGCATGCATGCTTATTACAAAAGTTTTTAAAGAATATTTTACCTACATATGTGTCGAATAGGATTTGGTTGAACAAGCTTTGGCGTTGATATGTCAAATATAGTTACATTTACTTTCAAAattaaataatcaatatattgaAAATAATAGCTAACCATATAAGAGGTTATAATTTGTAAATATATAGTTTGCTTAAGCTGTAGgtagtttttaacttttttttttaatttttgttgctaATTTGATTATTTCATAGTTATCTTCATTTTAACCACTTTTTCCTAATacaaatttgttttttatttaaattttatttggTGAGCTAACTGAAAAGCTAGTTTTTAGCTTATAAGCTATATTATCTAGtgaatttgtttatttgtttggaTGTGAAAAACATATATTATGAAGAGGAGATATCAAAGCATGAAATATATCACCAACCTAGATGTTTGGAATTTGAACTCCAAACTTTTGTAGTGCCAACTGAGTTAACAATAATGCTTAATGAAAAAACAAATGTTTTATCTTTAAGATTTCTAAAAATTATCTCTGGCTAAACATAATATGTTTCGGGGGTATTGAATTGAAGTGCGACTAATATCAAAGAGATATTGTAATATTTGTATATCACTTAAAAATATGGAACAAGGTAGGACATGAACTTTCTTTCAATTTCTCATAGATTGAAAATTTCATTAATGTGTTCCTCATCCTCATTATTGACAATAACCCCTTTAGGGATCAACTGATGTGCACATATTTATAGCACACTTTTAGGGATAAACGGATGTGCACTTGTTTATAGCTAGCTAGTTAAGGGGAAGCATCTTCTTCCATCACCTTTATATATCTTTTCCATCTGTCCCCACACAAAGACACATGATGGTGTAGAAGAACATTCAAGTGTTTATGTCATGCTTCAAATAGAATCTAACACTTTTTCTGAAATGAAGAAGCTTTGGCTCTCTAGGAATCTATATCTCTCATGGGGATAATATCCATGGTATAAACCATAGGTGCCCATAGGCATATCCTATTTCATAATGGTTTATACGATAGAAAAAACACATATATAAGCTCTAAGTATGATCCTTAGCGCGATCATGCTCAAGCAGAAGTCTACAACATTAAGGTCAGGTTTTACGATCTAATAAGCAAACtagttttagggtttctcttcttTTGGCAGTTGCATACTTGGTGCTTAAGAATGATCAACGATCGATCTTGAATCAGGACATTCTTTCTCTAACATACATTCTACTGCCAAAGGAGAGTTGCCCTTTGACTCTTTTGTTTACAACCATGAATGTTCATTTTGGTCAAGCTTTCAAGCATTACATCACGTGGAATCAAAGGTATTATTAATAAAGATCATTATAAAAATTTGGCATATGTACATGTCGTGCCTTCTTTTGGACATTAATTGGGTGTATTCGGGGCACATCGTATATAAGAGCACTTCCATTTACAAGCATTGTATAAGGTCAATCCGCTTCTTAGTTTGCCACATGCTATAAAAGATTGTAACCTGATTTTTGTGACATGTTACATAACCTCCTTGTATATTACATCAACGAACACAAAAAATATACTTAAGGACCACGAAAGCTAAAATATTGAATACTTACAAATAAACAGGGTTGAAGGGTGAGGGGattttgtatgaaattatatatgAATCAACTTTCTGATGCAGGGCATCCAGGGAATGGCTTTCCAAACGATCAAAGGAAAAAAGACGATACAGTTTTCGCACTTTTAGCCGTAGTGACAGAAGAAATTCCCGTAATAGTCAAGGGTTCCATCGTAGGGGTCGAGTGCCCCATCATCGGGCTCAAAATGAAGATGACATAGGGCTAAACTGAAGCCATTGTACGACTACGATCAGGAATTGTAGCATTATGATTGGACGCCTAGAAACGGTCTGTTTTGATCCTCTTTTGGGCTTCATTCTTAACTGTGTTTTTGGATAATTCTTGGGGTTTTTTCATAGCTTATTTAAGttatttgtttcttttttattaaagAAATTCTATTATTATAAATAAGAGCATAGGCATTGTTTTTATTACTTATGATTTTGGTAACTAAACACTTTGAAGAGTTCCTAAATTTGTATCGGCTAATTCCGTTTTTAAAGTTCATTAAGCATTGTTGGTGCATTTTGTGGGTATGATTAGCACTCTCAGCTGTTTTAATGATAACGAATATGAAGCTCTTAAGtcttattttattgttttactCAACCATTTAAAAATCAGTTTTTTAGTTGAATCGGTACGATGAATGGTTCTCGGTTCATTCAGTTTAACCTGTTCAACAGTTGCTTCaaccggtttctataattttcatattttttttttctattttcttacaTACACATAGACATCACAAGTTTAAgcattaaaaatacatataaatataagttgAAGATCAATTTAAATACATTAAAAATACATAACCGTAAATTCTACATCAATCCACatatatcaaaaataaaatagagtATATATAGAAACAAAGTATAGtttagatgaatacaaacacattaAAAAACTTTAAAATATTAATATGTGTTTTTATTCATAGAAATATAAATAGATGTGAGAAAAAAACTAAAGTTTGTTATGAAAATGATTCATTTctatgtgtttttatttaatttacccGGTTCAACATgtttaatttaattggttcaatCGTATTTTTGTAAAAACCGACAGGTTCATTTCGGTTCAGAAATAGACATAAAACTGATGCTAGTTGAACCACTCTCGTCTATGATTTCGATCCAACAaattcaaaccggtttttaaaacattagtttTACTAACTGTTTGCTTGGTGTGAAGGTTTTTATTTAAACGGTAAAATGATGATGATTTTACAAATCACTACTTCCTTTCTACATTGGATGTTTTGGGTCCGTATTCAGCAAGCTTGGCAATGAAGATTAAAATTTCGATATCAACCGAAGAATTCAAGTAAAAGTAAAGGTATCTTATGAAGGCGAGGTTGAATGTGACATCAataatttaaagtttaattcCTAAAATAATTTATAGAAGCAGACTAAATCCTAAGGATGTGGGGAGTGGTCACACCCAAGCCACCGGAAAAGTACTACCAACTCAGCACCACGTCAGTCCACCACCAACTCACTAGACATTGGAAATGGTTACCACTCCACaatatttatcttttatttacattaaattaaataaaaaacataattgataaaaacataataacaataataataataatataaaagtcTAGGGTGGAATTTGTAAATTTTATAAAtcaattttgagaaaaaaaaaattaggaaagAGGTTTGTTCTGCTTTTGATCCAAACTCAAGGGACCATAGTTGACAATTGTTGAAAAATATGTCTTTTTCCTGACTAAACGAGGTCTATTGGCTTCCTttgtaaagattttttttttttttttttgtattatattGCGTCCAACGACTGCATTCAGTCAAAACGGGAAGCCAACCAATGGCGAGACCCGTCTTCGTCCGTCTTCATAGAGACACCACACACAAGCCACCGGGTCAGGGGACGGTGTTCACGTGTCTTCAGACCCTCCAGCTCAGCTCCATGCGTGGGTTGAGTTGCCCACTCCGGATAGGCTAATCTTAAGGCTTGTTTGGTTGGCTTTTGGCTTCTCTAAAATGTGGAAGAATTTAGTAccacttatttttattttatttattaatttatttatttatttatgtttggtTCGACTTTTTCTAAGGAATTATAAttctaaatgattttttttcctaTCATAAACAGGGAAATATTTTCATCACATCTGTCACCATCTAACACTACTTCCACCACCACAACATATCGTCGTCACCATCACCGCTACCTCCTAGCTAAATTTTTCATAGCTATACAATTTGTAGCAATGTACTAAAGAATTTGTTATAGACTAGTTTCGTCGAAAATTAACTATAGACTAATTTTTTAGTAATAGTTTTATCAAATCAATTCTGAACTTATCCTATAAAAAATCAACTATGGACTTattccataaaaaaaaattaactaccAAATAATTTCATAGCAAAAAATGTGACAAAATAAATTACTTAGCAAAATCATTGCAAATTAACTACTTAGCAAATTAGGTAGCAATAAAGAGTCACGAAACCTTATATATGTAAACCATTTTTCCGACTTAGATAGTTTTCGAACTATATATACATTTGTGACTATTTCATGCTTCCTACATACCATCCACAACCCATCATTATCTAAATGTTTTGGAAATTTATAACATAAAACGTACGTTAAAGTCTTTCAAGAGAattcatattagggtttccagcaAAATCATTAGGTCCTCCATCATCTATCTCTTTATATCATCCATTGGTATTCCTTTCTTCCTATTTCCAATTTTTCATTCTCATTCCCATTCTTGTTACATTCAATTAAAATTCACTTTCGATGTCATCATCAACACACCGAAAATGAATGCAAAATATCCACTCAAGAACCCTTTTCACTCAAAGTTGGATTAGTGGCGATCATAAACCTAAATCCCCGCCTTTACATGTACAGCTAAAATTAAAAGTCGACAGCCACACGAGATAAAGCTATTTGTAGACAACTTTATCTTTGCTCATcccttttatgtattttttttaaggtTTTTCTAATATGTGCCCTAAGGGCACATATAAAAGATAGtaattatggtaaaaaaaatATTGGAACTAGGATTTGTATTAATTAGCAaactatttcttttattttccaaattaatatatatatatatatatatatatatatatatatatatatatatatatatatatatatatatatatatattagtttttgTTCTTTATAATATGATTAAATATCTTCACGTTTATATACGatcttgttaatttttttttacagtaTATCTTCTGTCATTTTCTTCGACAAACAATAGTTTAGCATTTTGCTAACATTTACAGATGGAAGAACGCATCTTTTTTGATCTTAATGAAGTTCCTGTGGAAGAAAACTCCATAAATGCACGACATGAAGAAACTGCTACTGAAGAACATAGTCAAAACAACAAGACAATTTTTGATGAACCGTTTGTTGGTCAATATTTTCTAAGTGAAGAAGAGGctcttattttttatcaaaattatGCGAGAAAGAAAGGGTTTTCCGTTCGAAAAGGAAGGTTCATGAACAAGAAAACAGGAGAAAGGAAAAGACGTGACTTTTTTTGTCATCATGAAGGAAAATCAGAGTTTAAAAAagattatacaaaaaaaaaaaaaacaagaaaccgAGGTTATACAAGATGTGAATGCAAGGCTCACATGCGTATAACATTGATAAGAATTAACGAAATCTTCCCCGAAGAGTGGCAAGTCACTAAGTTTGTTGCGGCGCATAATCATGTTTTGTTGAATGCTCAAGAGGTTCGTTTTTTACCATCTTACCGTAATATTACATTAGAAGATGAAAAACACatacttttattaaaagaagGGGGTTTGTCCGTTACACAAATTATGCGTGTGATTGAGCTTGAAAGGAATGTGAGACATGGagaactttcttttcttaaaaaGGATGTCTATAACCTTTttaccaaaaatcataaaatgcacTCACAAAATGATGCAAGAGAGCTTTTGGAGTACTGTAAAaatgctaaaaatgaaaaatcttAATTTTCAATATGCATCTACACTAGATAGCGAAAGTAAACTAGAACATATTTTTTGGTGTCATGCTCATTGTTTTGAATTGTATCAAAAATACGGAGATGTTGTGGTATTTGATATTACATACAAGGTGAATTCATATGACATGCCGTTTGGCATATTTGTCGGTATTGACAATCATGGAAGAACTATATTATTTGGTTGTGCACTTCTACGTAATGAGAAACTAAAAACATTTGAATGGCTCTTTAAGGTAAGtatatttttgtttgattttttttaaacctatttgtattattatgtgattaaatttATGAAGTTTACTTTATTCTCAGAATTTTACTCTATTGATGAAAAAGTCACCAAAAACGATATTGACCGATCAAGATCCTTGGATGAAACAAGCAATTGAAACGGAGATGCCTTATACTAAACATGCATTTTGCATATGGCACATCACCACTAAGTTTAGCAGTTGGTTTACTTCGGTGCTAAGAAGTGAATATTCAAGTTGGTGCACCGAATTTCACAACTTATATAAGTTAGATTCGGTTGAAGAATTTGAGCAACAATGGCCATTAGTAAGTGCAAAATACAATCTTGAAAAAAATAAGCATGTAACAGCGTTATACCAGATTAAAAAAATTTGGGTTCCAAGCTATCTTCGTGGCTTTTTCTTTGGTTGCATGACGACTACAGGAAGATCAGAGAGcataaattcatttataaaaaaaattatatcttCCAATACATGTCTAATTGAGTTTATTAGACAAGTAAGTACCAATATTtagtttattatatttttttaggttaatcattttttaattaatctttttttacTTATAATTGTATAGGTTGATCTTACCATTGAAGATGTTGGGCATAGACAAATGCATGATAGTATGGTGTCAAAATGTCAAGAGTCGCATTTGAGATCATTATCACCATTAGAAAAACAAGGCTACCAAGTTTTGACTCCATACGCATTTAAGAAGTTTCAAGATCAGTTTGCTCAAGCGATTCAATATTCAGTTCGAGAAGAAAATGGTACAAGTTTTATTGTCAAACATTACAAAGCGGTTCGACAGCATCAGGTGGTTTGGGATGGTAAGACGGCTAAATGCACTAGCAAAAACTTTGAATTTGTCGGGATACTTTGTCGTCACATCTTAAGTGTTCTTCTCCATAAGGGTTCCTTTGAAATTCCTTCTAATTATTGGTTATCGCGCTGGAGTCGAAAAGAGGCTTAATTTGATGAAATTTCTCAGTTACAAATAGAAGGAAATGTTGATGCTTCGTCATCTTGTGGAAACAATAGTGATCTTGTAACTAATGCAATTGAGTTGGTTCGATGCCCAGTTATCTCACAAACAAAAGGACGCCCTAAACAAAAGAGAATGAAAAGTGGAAAGGAATTAGCAAGACAAGTAAAGCGTTGCAGACTTTGTAGATCTTCTAGTCACAACTTCACCACATGTCCAGAGCGTGAGTCTAATAATGCTTAacaagtgacaaaaaaaaaaaaaaaaaaaaaaaaaaccctgatATACAGAGTGAAGATTTCAATCCAATATTTCATTTTAAATGCTAAATTGTAATATTAGTATCAACTCTACTTTTTGTTATCATACGAAAAtccttttgtttttgttttcagcATTCCATATTTTAATGGCaatattgaaattaatataatGTAAAATAAAGGAAACCAAAAATTATTAGTTGTTTAAGAATGACACGAAGATATAATATAAAAACAagaatttaaaatatatatatatatatatatatatatatatatatatatatatatatatatatatatatatatatatatatatatatatatatatatatataaacatagaaTATATGAAGGAActaaaatgaaaatatatatatatctacggTAAGTGGAGAAAAAAATCGAGAgactaaaaaaataaattaactaatatttatttttagaatatgaatAAAAGGAAGGTAAAtataaaaaagaataaaagagTTTGTTATTTAATACCAAATCctagttttaataaaaaattaccaTAATTACTATTTCTTATATGTGCTTAAGGCACATATTAGAAAAACCCTTTTTTTAATCTTCCTTAAtcattattaattataaaaaaatattttttttcatatgattttcattaataagaaaatatacaCGTAAAGAAAATAACATATAAATCCGTAGGTGAACCATAATAATGTGTTTATAAGGATTTcttaactataaataatattctatcaaaacaAAATTGAATAATTCAAATGGtagttagagtaaattacactaaTGGTCCTTATGGTTCGGAGTAatttgcacttttggtccctaatttttttttaaactttgaagGTCCctaatatttgtttttgttacacgcttggtccgtactgtttatttttgttacatgcttggtctctgtcttacctaaaaagagtattatttaaatagggaaaaattgtGAGATGGGTAAGGTAATGTGAGGGAGTAGGATTAGGGGTGTGTTCAATTATGCCGGAAGTTTACGTAAATTTTTGCGTTTTCACCCTTTTAGGCGGCTACCCTGTTAACTTAAATAGATGGCATGCCACATAGGTTGTGATTGGGACTTCTTCCGCTGACTAGGCACTGAGTCCTCCCTTGATTAAAAAAACATTATGCACTTATACTACAAGAAAAATGGTCTTCTGTGACTATAATATTAAAGACTCATTAAGACCTGGGTACCCTGTATCCGGGACTGATGAATTAGTCTCAGATACTATCTAGGACTGATTTTAATGTGTGAATCATTAGGGATTGAACAAAATTATTTGAGACTAAAGTTCAGCCCCTAATCTGTTTGCAGCCATTTAGGTTTGGTGGGAAACACACTGGGAATTGAACTTCAATCTCGAATAGTCTAGCACCAACTTTGACTTTGGAGAGAATGTTATATGGGACTGAATTTCAGTCCCTGATAAATGAAAGACCCTcactttcgtatttctgaaagacccaaactttcatacttgacaatatagttactccaaaacatgttgtttgcatattcataaaaacaatattttacattgataaagagattacaaatgaaaggatacaaaccgactattacaaagtgttatatattacacaacTACCCTAGAtactatacatgtatacatacatgatccctaaatacaaaagtaataatACAACTATTCTAAACCTTCCGACAATATATGACTATACTGCTTACTTATCTCCTacaaatttgttaaacattgagagggtaagcggtgacgcttagtgagttcaataatagatacaatataacttatgtcatatatatacttcaatatggcagaagcaaagaggaacaaggaaacaacaaagacatatgtgaatcatgtgacaaacgtTCCAtgtcaatcattgatttgattcaaagatatacaatcaatgagacataacaatttccatacttgatatacattaaTAAAGCTTCGGCcgaaatggcacagaagacatagactttctgattaaacattttggtagatttcaggctttcagccctgtctaaccttctgccaataccatagaatagaaatcattctcttacggagacatgttctacatggccaaaggcttcaTACCAGTAGGGGTGTGCACGATGCGGTTTGGTGCGGCTTAAAGTCGAAACTGCAATCTGCACCGCATATGCGGTTTAAGTTTTTTTGAAACCGCAAAGCGCACCGCAGAAGTTCAAAACCGTGTTATGTGGTGCGGATTGTTGCGGGCGGTTTAAGTGCGGTTTTGAGGTTTGATGAGTTGCTacattttataacttttgaaaaatctaaaaaacattttgatgttttgagatatAAAACTAGAAACTAGAAATGTTTTGCAAAAAACTCAAAAACAAGTTACTTTATGTAATACGTTTGTTAATTAATTCCTATTGTATGACTATATTCACTAATTTtaggctaatatatatatatatatatatatatatatatatatatatatatatatatatatatatatatatatgcggtgtGGTTTAAATCGCGACATTGTAATTGAAAACCACAAACCGCACCGCATAGTGCAGTTTAATGATATAACAAACCGCAAACCACACCGCAAAAGTTCTAAACCGCATTATGCGGTGCAGTGTGGTGCGGTGTGGGCGGTTTATGCGGTTTGGTGCACACccctacataccagtaccaatgtgaatctaagtcctttcactcaTCACATGGttaaaggtatttctttgctattaaaaatagcgaataaaaataacacgggaaaataactcggaataataacactgaaaagcacatagtacatataacacataacatacaattgctactatatattaaactcacattGAAATAAC of the Lactuca sativa cultivar Salinas chromosome 6, Lsat_Salinas_v11, whole genome shotgun sequence genome contains:
- the LOC111900424 gene encoding protein HOTHEAD, yielding MVSYYDYIIVGGGTAGCPLAATLSQTYSVLVLERGGSPFRNPNITHLSRFGAALSDLSPKSPSQRFVSEDGVINARARVLGGGTSLNAGFYTRAGSPYIAKAGWDAKLVNESYRWVEKVVAFQPPLRQWQSAVRNSLLEIGIRPYNGYTLDHLYGTKVGGTIFDGYGRRHTSAHLLRYANPSGITVFLHAPVQKILFTTEGKPRPTADGVIFTDASGLNHWAYLRRGPNSEVIVCSGALGSPQLLMLSGLGPKRHLQAHNISVVLDQPLVGQGMSDNPMNAVFVPSPRPVEVSLIQVVGITHNGSYIEGASGENFGTDQTQSTRDFGMFSPKIGQFSTLPPKQRTQKALDRAIQAMRFLPRSAFVGGFILEKIMGPLSRGHLQLRTKNPNDNPAVTFNYFKDRGDLERCVQGIKMIEKVIESRSFSRFRYNYLPISSLLNMTANAPVNMLPKHANASRSLEQFCRDTVMTIWHYHGGCHVGKVVDRDYKVIGVDALRVIDGSTFDYSPGTNPQATVMMLGRYMGVKMLRERYAKNETYS